In a single window of the Tribolium castaneum strain GA2 chromosome 8, icTriCast1.1, whole genome shotgun sequence genome:
- the Wee1 gene encoding wee1-like protein kinase — MSEVRRKTPEITFDSEPPNDLDSSSGCELSFELSSDYVRSPSPRRSASSNPTYSPPYKRVRALRLFDSPLTPKTIIQKSATTPAPRCRLFTEKPRSVTNTKQKPVANVNPFTPNGFYQNKKRLRSTSSLQIPKFDLNDSDVSDIENEPPAKRVPLQENNISRYHQEFLELELIGSGQFGSVYKCVNRLDGCIYAIKKSTKPVAGSVFEKTALNEVYAHAVLGKHQHVVRYYSAWAEDNHMVIQNEYCNGGSLADRLQEGPLSPVELRQMLMHVAEGLRYIHSEGLVHLDIKPGNIFISREKKIQFTNYDSADDGFEDLEESHYEEELTYKIGDLGHVTSLSNPQVEEGDCRYLPNEILHEDYSHLTKADIFALGLTVIESAGAGPLPKNGPDWHKLREGEVPKLSQNLSRDMINLIGLMIHPDPTMRPGASQVLHHPALCPVGKKTRAQLHRELNAEKLKNEILAKQLKEAAICIKSIAPDSKQLKSVTRISNRLIGKKVNRSSSTTTF; from the exons ATGTCTGAAGTGCGCCGGAAGACTCCCGAGATCACGTTTGACTCGGAGCCCCCCAACGATCTGGACTCGTCGTCAGGTTGTGAGCTGTCTTTCGAACTTTCGAGTGACTATGTACGCAGCCCCTCACCGAGGCGTTCAGCTTCGTCCAACCCGACATACAGCCCCCCGTACAAGCGGGTGCGAGCGCTGCGACTGTTCGACAGCCCTCTCACCCCCAAGACTATCATACAGAAGTCGGCCACGACGCCGGCCCCCAGGTGTCGGCTCTTCACGGAGAAGCCGCGCAGTGTCACCAACACCAAGCAGAAGCCGGTGGCCAACGTCAACCCCTTCACACCAAACG GCTTTTATCAGAATAAGAAGCGCTTGAGGTCGACGAGTTCGTTACAAATCCCCAAGTTTGATTTAAACGATTCAGACGTGTCAGACATCGAGAACGAGCCCCCAGCTAAACGAGTGCCGCTCCAAGAGAACAATATCTCACGTTATCACCAGGAGTTCCTCGAGCTCGAACTGATCGGTTCGGGTCAGTTCGGTTCGGTTTACAAGTGTGTAAACCGTTTGGATGGTTGCATTTAtgcgataaaaaaatcaacgaaaCCCGTAGCTGGAAGTGTCTTTGAGAAAACGGCTTTGAACGAGGTCTACGCCCACGCTGTCTTGGGCAAACACCAGCACGTGGTGCGCTACTACTCGGCCTGGGCCGAAGACAACCACATGGTGATCCAGAACGAGTACTGCAATGGGGGCTCGTTGGCCGACCGACTACAAGAGGGCCCCCTCAGCCCGGTGGAGCTGCGCCAGATGCTGATGCACGTGGCTGAGGGGCTCCGCTACATCCATTCCGAAGGCCTCGTCCACCTTGACATCAAACCCGGGAACATTTTCATATCAAGAGAGAAGAAAATCCAATTCACGAATTACGACTCCGCCGATGATGGTTTCGAAGACTTGGAGGAGAGCCACTACGAGGAGGAGCTGACGTACAAAATCGGCGATTTGGGACACGTGACCAGCTTGAGTAACCCCCAGGTGGAAGAAGGCGACTGTCGTTATCTCCCGAATGAAATACTTCATGAAGATTACAGTCATTTGACCAAAGCTGATATTTTCGCGCTGGGTTTGACGGTGATTGAGAGTGCGGGGGCGGGGCCACTGCCGAAAAACGGCCCCGATTGGCATAAACTACGCGAAGGGGAGGTGCCAAAGCTGTCTCAGAATTTGAGTAGGGATATGATCAATTTGATTGGTTTGATGATACATCCCGACCCGACTATGAGGCCCGGGGCTTCCCAGGTTTTGCACCACCCGGCCCTTTGCCCCGTTGGGAAGAAAACAAGGGCTCAGTTACACAGGGAATTGAATGCTGAAAAATTGAAGAATGAGATTTTGGCGAAGCAGTTGAAGGAAGCAGCGATTTGTATCAAGTCGATAGCCCCCGATAGCAAACAGTTGAAGAGCGTGACGAGGATTAGTAATAGGTTGATCGGGAAGAAGGTGAATAGGAGCAGCAGCACTACTACGTTCTag
- the LOC657422 gene encoding prenylated Rab acceptor protein 1, which translates to MADVSVDVSGVMSPPENSPRTPFSSFLQVPTQIPDPKEWFSKQRQNVRPWLLFIQTSNFKTPPSVPRLSKRIMRNIEYFQSNYLFVFLGLVVYCLITSPLILFALAGTFYAGYKLNKRHQEKKIVLFKKELTLAQVYGVVALCSMPVYYMVGAHGAMFWVLGASFFLITLHASFYNIDAVIAQGEDGFPLLEQV; encoded by the exons ATGGCAGACGTGTCCGTGGATGTGTCGGGGGTGATGTCGCCCCCTGAAAATTCACCACGGACCCCGTTTTCAAG TTTTCTGCAAGTTCCGACCCAAATACCGGACCCGAAAGAATGGTTTAGTAAACAAAGACAAAACGTGCGTCCCTGGCTATTATTCATACAAACTTCCAACTTCAAGACGCCCCCTTCAGTCCCAAGACTCAGCAAACGAATTATGAGAAACATCGAGTACTTCCAgagcaattatttatttgttttcctCGGTTTGGTTGTTTATTGCTT AATAACCTCGCCTTTGATTCTATTCGCCCTTGCTGGGACTTTTTACGCAGGCTACAAGCTTAACAAAAGGCACCAAGAGAAGAAAATCgtgctttttaaaaaagaattgacTTTGGCACAAGTTTATGGAGTGGTAGCACTATGTTCCATGCCAGTTTATTACATGGTGGGGGCCCACGGGGCCATGTTTTGGGTCCTAGGAGcctcatttttccttattactTTACATGCCTCGTTCTACAACATCGACGCTGTGATCGCGCAAGGAGAAGACGGTTTTCCGCTCTTAGAACAAGTCtaa
- the MED26 gene encoding uncharacterized protein MED26 encodes MQNNVTELTHRLLRALDTNYNVIDMPAVIEIVSLLEKVTITKELLETTRLGKHVNELRRKTDNDSLSKRAKELVKKWRNMVLPDSNGQLKPLEKRPLNRSPSPKRPKLNGQTAELELSDNSNSSFKDVISTKLKRDVILINSDSNSSQQEPQLEQQQPKKRGRKKGSKNHKNLLDEAETSFTNKLAVSRGNSKVKTTQELIAGLQNKNNTVLGASPVKPKEDLSLRAAKLTERVSIIDQKLNTNANRFKNSRKINLGGKNVIESGSVINDKSLIPPEEEVIVVDDVEPTVEDKPPETPPPEPPEEAKITSLSVEEALAQLPPLVVDEEEEPQPVCTCILKEHKDFSVDDTEELGQPFEFVEDEECAARLHFEGRKKTEEVTPEELHSKFIDNVNGNWGVGVAKMGPEVDDRGLFVNVVPNVNTESIPKDVKADFDCENYKKYSISESDRTGDRVFREWHEVVETPSYNGEIFKILPYVIID; translated from the exons ATGCAGAATAACGTAACGGAATTGACGCACAGATTACTACGAGCCCTCGACACTAATTACAAT GTCATTGACATGCCTGCAGTCATCGAAATCGTCTCGCTCCTCGAAAAAGTCACAATTACCAAAGAACTGCTCGAG ACCACCCGACTGGGCAAGCACGTGAACGAGCTGCGCCGCAAGACCGACAACGACTCGCTGTCGAAGCGCGCCAAGGAGCTGGTGAAGAAATGGCGCAATATGGTGCTGCCCGACTCCAACGGCCAGCTGAAGCCCCTCGAGAAGCGCCCCCTCAACCGGTCCCCCTCCCCCAAGCGGCCCAAGCTGAACGGCCAAACGGCCGAACTCGAACTGTCCGATAACTCGAATTCGAGTTTCAAAGATGTGATAAGTACGAAATTGAAGCGTGATGTGATCCTCATTAATTCCGACTCGAATTCGAGTCAGCAAGAACCACAACTCGAGCAACAACAACCCAAGAAGCGCGGACGCAAAAAAGGCTCCAAAAACCACAAGAATCTTCTCGATGAGGCTGAGACGTCGTTCACGAATAAGTTGGCCGTGTCGAGGGGCAACTCCAAGGTGAAGACCACGCAAGAGTTGATTGCGGGGCTCCAGAATAAGAATAACACGGTCTTGGGGGCGTCGCCTGTTAAACCGAAGGAAGATCTGAGTTTGCGTGCAGCTAAGTTAACGGAGAGGGTGTCAATAATTGACCAGAAGCTTAATACAAATGCTAACCGGTTCAAGAATTCGAGGAAAATTAACTTGGGGGGCAAGAATGTGATCGAGTCGGGGTCGGTGATTAATGACAAGTCGCTGATACCGCCTGAAGAGGAGGTTATTGTTGTGGACGATGTCGAGCCGACGGTTGAAGACAAGCCGCCGGAGACGCCGCCCCCTGAGCCCCCCGAAGAGGCCAAAATCACGTCGTTGAGTGTCGAGGAGGCGCTAGCGCAGCTGCCACCGCTTGTCGTCGACGAGGAGGAGGAGCCCCAGCCTGTGTGCACCTGTATTCTGAAGGAGCACAAGGATTTTTCCGTTGATGATACGGAAGAGTTGGGGCAACCGTTTGAGTTTGTTGAGGATGAGGAGTGCGCAGCCAGGTTACACTTTGAGGGTAGGAAAAAAACTGAAGAGGTTACTCCAGAGGAGCTACATAGCAAGTTTATTGATAATGTGAATGGGAATTGGGGGGTTGGAGTGGCCAAAATGGGGCCTGAAGTTGACGATAGAGGTCTCTTTGTGAACGTAGTGCCTAATGTAAATACGGAGAGTATACCGAAGGATGTCAAAGCGGACTTTGATTGTGAGAATTATAAGAAATATAGCATTTCAGAGAGTGACAGGACAGGTGATAGAGTGTTTCGGGAGTGGCACGAGGTCGTCGAGACACCTTCCTACAACggcgaaattttcaaaattttgccttaCGTTATTATAGATTAA
- the LOC657273 gene encoding protein zyg-11 homolog isoform X1, which yields MYESPNSLEDLCLDTICDNILIYVKLDHTNAGKRYKFADPDLFLFKELSEKLLGKFLEKNILCDALMFIFSEKNTKLSTVKLKNCKVTQNGLEILKQHKILDLECVNLKNVCIGNIIDCLNEHSIRNMTNVNFAKCSFIDVQRHSLMVKITQFKNLRSLNLAYTELNQHCLNMICEDLKLLEKLDISGTGTGIKDLSPLRQLLNLTSLAISDLSQSANYVSTLTHLSTLRHLDVSVFNEKLDHLTTSNVVKLLDDVTTLPHLVSLDVSGWRDFIPTETLLKYVETHPKLEFLGIVLTDCTFDSLFSSTNQWPNLTIAGLGNENQIKVTLKKYRERSNYVQKALYHLFQLTNLSPDARPDMFNLVLPVMAAHSNKFGVQMAATACLYNLTRGDLSKKIHPKSLSRGVNLTLYAMECFPDEFQLQKNSLLTLCSDTILQEINFDRFRCAKLVLDALCTFEDVNMNRMAVAICSILAAKVSTEETSELGARPVYMRKLLAMVQNRVESGVSDITLKFTLSALWNLTDESAATCTVFLEQGGAYLFLKVLKTFKDDSAIETKVLGLLNNIAEVVKLRHSLMMDPLMNELFVLLKSENIDVSYFAAGIVAHLASDGAEQWTVGSHTREEMLGELKNAVSQWKVPDSEMVAYRSFRPFFSLLRIEMDYQVQLWAVWAIHHVCTKNPKRYCVMLQDENGHLLLSDLINYTDSHPDIKSISSQILETVAGHV from the exons ATGTACGAAAGTCCGAATTCTTTGGAAGATTTGTGTTTGGACACGATTTGTGACAATATTCTCATTTACGTGAAACTCGATCATACAAATGCGGGAAAACGTTATAAATTCGCCGATCCTGATTTGTTCCTCTTCAAGGAACTGTCAGAGAAACTTTTAGGGAAATTCCTCGAGAAGAATATCCTTTGTGACGCCTTAATGTTTATATTTAGTGAGAAGAACACGAAACTGAGCactgttaaattaaaaaattgcaaagtgACACAGAACGGACTTGAGATACTTAAACAGCACAAGATTTTAGATTTAGAATGtgtcaatttgaaaaatgtgtgtATAGGAAATATTATTGATTGTCTCAATGAACACTCAATTAGAAACATGACGAATGTGAATTTCGCTAAATGCTCGTTTATCGACGTGCAGAGGCACAGTTTGATGGTGAAAATTACACAATTCAAAAATCTACGCTCTCTCAATTTGGCGTACACTGAACTCAACCAACACTGCTTAAATATGATTTGTGAGGACCTGAAACTACTGGAAAAACTCGACATTTCGGGAACTGGCACGGGGATCAAGGACCTTAGCCCTCTGAGGCAACTCCTCAACTTGACGAGTCTCGCAATCAGC gACTTGTCGCAGTCAGCTAACTACGTCTCGACGCTCACCCACCTGTCCACCTTACGGCACCTCGACGTGAGCGTTTTCAACGAAAAACTCGACCACTTGACCACCTCCAACGTCGTCAAACTCCTCGACGACGTCACAACGCTCCCCCATTTAGTCTCGCTCGATGTAAGCGGCTGGCGTGACTTTATCCCGACTGAAACCCTCCTTAAATACGTTGAAACTCACCCCAAGTTAGAATTTCTAGGTATCGTCCTTACCGACTGTACGTTCGATTCGCTGTTCAGTTCTACCAACCAGTGGCCAAATTTGACAATCGCCGGTTTGGGAAACGAAAATCAGATTAAAGTCACGTTAAAGAAGTATAGAGAACGGTCGAATTATGTACAAAAAGCGCTCTATCACCTGTTTCAATTGACGAATTTATCGCCGGATGCGCGTCCCGACATGTTTAATTTGGTACTTCCGGTCATGGCGGCACATTCGAATAAGTTTGGCGTGCAAATGGCCGCCACTGCGTGTCTGTATAATCTAACACGGGGTGATTTGAGTAAGAAAATCCATCCAAAGTCGTTGAGTCGAGGGGTGAATCTCACCCTGTATGCGATGGAGTGTTTCCCCGATGAGTTTCAGTTGcagaaaaattcacttttgACGCTTTGCAGCGACACCATATTGCAGGAGATAAATTTTGATCGTTTTCGGTGCGCAAAGTTAGTTTTGGACGCCCTTTGTACGTTCGAAGACGTGAATATGAATCGGATGGCGGTTGCAATTTGTAGTATTTTGGCGGCGAAAGTTAGCACCGAAGAAACGTCCGAATTGGGGGCACGCCCCGTTTACATGCGTAAACTACTCGCAATGGTTCAGAATCGGGTCGAGTCGGGCGTTTCCGACATCACTCTTAAGTTCACACTCAGCGCCCTCTGGAACCTTACCGATGAAAGTGCCGCCACCTGTACGGTTTTTCTGGAGCAAGGTGGCGCCTACttgtttttgaaagttttgaaAACGTTTAAAGACGATAGTGCAATTGAGACGAAAGTTTTAGGTTTGTTGAATAATATAGCCGAAGTTGTGAAGCTGAGGCATAGTTTGATGATGGATCCGTTGATGAATGagttgtttgttttgttaaaatcggAAAATATTGATGTTAGTTATTTTGCGGCCGGGATTGTGGCACATTTAGCTTCAGATGGGGCTGAGCAATGGACGGTGGGGAGTCATACAAGGGAGGAGATGTTGGGGGAGTTGAAAAATGCGGTCTCGCAATGGAAAGTGCCAGATAGTGAAATGGTGGCCTATCGCAGCTTTAGGCCGTTTTTTTCACTGTTGAGGATCGAGATGGACTATCAGGTGCAGCTGTGGGCGGTGTGGGCCATACATCACGTCTGTACCAAAAATC CAAAACGGTACTGCGTCATGTTACAAGACGAAAACGGCCATCTCCTCCTCAGCGACTTGATCAATTACACCGACTCCCATCCCGATATTAAATCAATCTCGTCTCAGATCCTCGAAACGGTGGCTGGCCACGTTTGA
- the LOC657273 gene encoding protein zyg-11 homolog isoform X2, with protein MYESPNSLEDLCLDTICDNILIYVKLDHTNAGKRYKFADPDLFLFKELSEKLLGKFLEKNILCDALMFIFSEKNTKLSTVKLKNCKVTQNGLEILKQHKILDLECVNLKNVCIGNIIDCLNEHSIRNMTNVNFAKCSFIDVQRHSLMVKITQFKNLRSLNLAYTELNQHCLNMICEDLKLLEKLDISGTGTGIKDLSPLRQLLNLTSLAISDLSQSANYVSTLTHLSTLRHLDVSVFNEKLDHLTTSNVVKLLDDVTTLPHLVSLDVSGWRDFIPTETLLKYVETHPKLEFLGIVLTDCTFDSLFSSTNQWPNLTIAGLGNENQIKVTLKKYRERSNYVQKALYHLFQLTNLSPDARPDMFNLVLPVMAAHSNKFGVQMAATACLYNLTRGDLSKKIHPKSLSRGVNLTLYAMECFPDEFQLQKNSLLTLCSDTILQEINFDRFRCAKLVLDALCTFEDVNMNRMAVAICSILAAKVSTEETSELGARPVYMRKLLAMVQNRVESGVSDITLKFTLSALWNLTDESAATCTVFLEQGGAYLFLKVLKTFKDDSAIETKVLGLLNNIAEVVKLRHSLMMDPLMNELFVLLKSENIDVSYFAAGIVAHLASDGAEQWTVGSHTREEMLGELKNAVSQWKVPDSEMVAYRSFRPFFSLLRIEMDYQVQLWAVWAIHHVCTKNRKCTYSWHMGKTVLRHVTRRKRPSPPQRLDQLHRLPSRY; from the exons ATGTACGAAAGTCCGAATTCTTTGGAAGATTTGTGTTTGGACACGATTTGTGACAATATTCTCATTTACGTGAAACTCGATCATACAAATGCGGGAAAACGTTATAAATTCGCCGATCCTGATTTGTTCCTCTTCAAGGAACTGTCAGAGAAACTTTTAGGGAAATTCCTCGAGAAGAATATCCTTTGTGACGCCTTAATGTTTATATTTAGTGAGAAGAACACGAAACTGAGCactgttaaattaaaaaattgcaaagtgACACAGAACGGACTTGAGATACTTAAACAGCACAAGATTTTAGATTTAGAATGtgtcaatttgaaaaatgtgtgtATAGGAAATATTATTGATTGTCTCAATGAACACTCAATTAGAAACATGACGAATGTGAATTTCGCTAAATGCTCGTTTATCGACGTGCAGAGGCACAGTTTGATGGTGAAAATTACACAATTCAAAAATCTACGCTCTCTCAATTTGGCGTACACTGAACTCAACCAACACTGCTTAAATATGATTTGTGAGGACCTGAAACTACTGGAAAAACTCGACATTTCGGGAACTGGCACGGGGATCAAGGACCTTAGCCCTCTGAGGCAACTCCTCAACTTGACGAGTCTCGCAATCAGC gACTTGTCGCAGTCAGCTAACTACGTCTCGACGCTCACCCACCTGTCCACCTTACGGCACCTCGACGTGAGCGTTTTCAACGAAAAACTCGACCACTTGACCACCTCCAACGTCGTCAAACTCCTCGACGACGTCACAACGCTCCCCCATTTAGTCTCGCTCGATGTAAGCGGCTGGCGTGACTTTATCCCGACTGAAACCCTCCTTAAATACGTTGAAACTCACCCCAAGTTAGAATTTCTAGGTATCGTCCTTACCGACTGTACGTTCGATTCGCTGTTCAGTTCTACCAACCAGTGGCCAAATTTGACAATCGCCGGTTTGGGAAACGAAAATCAGATTAAAGTCACGTTAAAGAAGTATAGAGAACGGTCGAATTATGTACAAAAAGCGCTCTATCACCTGTTTCAATTGACGAATTTATCGCCGGATGCGCGTCCCGACATGTTTAATTTGGTACTTCCGGTCATGGCGGCACATTCGAATAAGTTTGGCGTGCAAATGGCCGCCACTGCGTGTCTGTATAATCTAACACGGGGTGATTTGAGTAAGAAAATCCATCCAAAGTCGTTGAGTCGAGGGGTGAATCTCACCCTGTATGCGATGGAGTGTTTCCCCGATGAGTTTCAGTTGcagaaaaattcacttttgACGCTTTGCAGCGACACCATATTGCAGGAGATAAATTTTGATCGTTTTCGGTGCGCAAAGTTAGTTTTGGACGCCCTTTGTACGTTCGAAGACGTGAATATGAATCGGATGGCGGTTGCAATTTGTAGTATTTTGGCGGCGAAAGTTAGCACCGAAGAAACGTCCGAATTGGGGGCACGCCCCGTTTACATGCGTAAACTACTCGCAATGGTTCAGAATCGGGTCGAGTCGGGCGTTTCCGACATCACTCTTAAGTTCACACTCAGCGCCCTCTGGAACCTTACCGATGAAAGTGCCGCCACCTGTACGGTTTTTCTGGAGCAAGGTGGCGCCTACttgtttttgaaagttttgaaAACGTTTAAAGACGATAGTGCAATTGAGACGAAAGTTTTAGGTTTGTTGAATAATATAGCCGAAGTTGTGAAGCTGAGGCATAGTTTGATGATGGATCCGTTGATGAATGagttgtttgttttgttaaaatcggAAAATATTGATGTTAGTTATTTTGCGGCCGGGATTGTGGCACATTTAGCTTCAGATGGGGCTGAGCAATGGACGGTGGGGAGTCATACAAGGGAGGAGATGTTGGGGGAGTTGAAAAATGCGGTCTCGCAATGGAAAGTGCCAGATAGTGAAATGGTGGCCTATCGCAGCTTTAGGCCGTTTTTTTCACTGTTGAGGATCGAGATGGACTATCAGGTGCAGCTGTGGGCGGTGTGGGCCATACATCACGTCTGTACCAAAAATCGTAAGTGCACCTACTCCTGGCACATGgg CAAAACGGTACTGCGTCATGTTACAAGACGAAAACGGCCATCTCCTCCTCAGCGACTTGATCAATTACACCGACTCCCATCCCGATATTAA
- the ImpL2 gene encoding ecdysone-inducible gene L2 isoform X1 — protein sequence MFQVLLSVLLVAFQVANCRRLTDDMDNEISVASGSMAYRDQDEWIKISAPPKPVISKTVGSYVELECEAMGSPPPTLQWLRGKTPLTEHQSFESNMISETPSEGLGKIKARLVINYLLPVHSGRFTCVAESGSKIVTADSTIYVIKKEGFEHNFTQVLTTKILGAHHVPRISLWAPTYMDVIGTNVILPCRTLGNPKPSQMWIDPQGQIIGENDLRVSALPDGSLSIRSLSWADMGVYTCVARNMVGQDSVETFLYPMKGLQESK from the exons ATG TTCCAGGTGTTGTTATCAGTATTATTGGTCGCTTTCCAAGTGGCCAATTGTAGAAGACTGACGGATGATATGGATAATGAGATTTCGGTGGCGTCCGGATCTATGGCTTATCGGGACCAAGACGAGTGGATTAAGATAAGCGCTCCACCTAAACCCGTTATCAGCAAAACGGTGGGCTCCTACGTCGAGCTCGAGTGCGAGGCGATGGGCTCGCCGCCCCCCACCCTACAATGGCTAAGAGGAAAAACCCCCCTTACAGAG CACCAGAGCTTTGAAAGCAACATGATTTCGGAAACCCCTTCTGAAGGACTCGGCAAAATCAAAGCTCGTCTCGTCATCAACTACCTCCTACCCGTCCACAGTGGCCGATTCACTTGTGTCGCTGAAAGCGGCTCCAAAATAGTAACTGCAGACAGCACCATCTACGTGATCAAAAAAGAAG GTTTCGAGCACAACTTTACTCAAGTGCTCACTACGAAAATCCTGGGGGCGCACCACGTGCCCCGGATATCCCTTTGGGCCCCCACCTACATGGACGTGATTGGAACGAATGTGATTTTGCCTTGTCGCACTTTAGGCAATCCTAAGCCGAGCCAAATGTGGATTGACCCTCAAGGGCAGATAATTGGCGAAAATGACCTTCGTGTGAGCGCCCTTCCTGACGGCTCGTTGAGCATTCGGTCGCTCAGTTGGGCTGATATGGGGGTCTATACTTGTGTGGCACGTAACATGGTTGGGCAAGACTCCGTTGAGACCTTCCTTTACCCCATGAAG GGATTGCAGGAGTCCAAATAA
- the ImpL2 gene encoding ecdysone-inducible gene L2 isoform X2 — MFQVLLSVLLVAFQVANCRRLTDDMDNEISVASGSMAYRDQDEWIKISAPPKPVISKTVGSYVELECEAMGSPPPTLQWLRGKTPLTEHQSFESNMISETPSEGLGKIKARLVINYLLPVHSGRFTCVAESGSKIVTADSTIYVIKKEGFEHNFTQVLTTKILGAHHVPRISLWAPTYMDVIGTNVILPCRTLGNPKPSQMWIDPQGQIIGENDLRVSALPDGSLSIRSLSWADMGVYTCVARNMVGQDSVETFLYPMKESK; from the exons ATG TTCCAGGTGTTGTTATCAGTATTATTGGTCGCTTTCCAAGTGGCCAATTGTAGAAGACTGACGGATGATATGGATAATGAGATTTCGGTGGCGTCCGGATCTATGGCTTATCGGGACCAAGACGAGTGGATTAAGATAAGCGCTCCACCTAAACCCGTTATCAGCAAAACGGTGGGCTCCTACGTCGAGCTCGAGTGCGAGGCGATGGGCTCGCCGCCCCCCACCCTACAATGGCTAAGAGGAAAAACCCCCCTTACAGAG CACCAGAGCTTTGAAAGCAACATGATTTCGGAAACCCCTTCTGAAGGACTCGGCAAAATCAAAGCTCGTCTCGTCATCAACTACCTCCTACCCGTCCACAGTGGCCGATTCACTTGTGTCGCTGAAAGCGGCTCCAAAATAGTAACTGCAGACAGCACCATCTACGTGATCAAAAAAGAAG GTTTCGAGCACAACTTTACTCAAGTGCTCACTACGAAAATCCTGGGGGCGCACCACGTGCCCCGGATATCCCTTTGGGCCCCCACCTACATGGACGTGATTGGAACGAATGTGATTTTGCCTTGTCGCACTTTAGGCAATCCTAAGCCGAGCCAAATGTGGATTGACCCTCAAGGGCAGATAATTGGCGAAAATGACCTTCGTGTGAGCGCCCTTCCTGACGGCTCGTTGAGCATTCGGTCGCTCAGTTGGGCTGATATGGGGGTCTATACTTGTGTGGCACGTAACATGGTTGGGCAAGACTCCGTTGAGACCTTCCTTTACCCCATGAAG GAGTCCAAATAA
- the ImpL2 gene encoding ecdysone-inducible gene L2, translating to MDNEISVASGSMAYRDQDEWIKISAPPKPVISKTVGSYVELECEAMGSPPPTLQWLRGKTPLTEHQSFESNMISETPSEGLGKIKARLVINYLLPVHSGRFTCVAESGSKIVTADSTIYVIKKEGFEHNFTQVLTTKILGAHHVPRISLWAPTYMDVIGTNVILPCRTLGNPKPSQMWIDPQGQIIGENDLRVSALPDGSLSIRSLSWADMGVYTCVARNMVGQDSVETFLYPMKESK from the exons ATGGATAATGAGATTTCGGTGGCGTCCGGATCTATGGCTTATCGGGACCAAGACGAGTGGATTAAGATAAGCGCTCCACCTAAACCCGTTATCAGCAAAACGGTGGGCTCCTACGTCGAGCTCGAGTGCGAGGCGATGGGCTCGCCGCCCCCCACCCTACAATGGCTAAGAGGAAAAACCCCCCTTACAGAG CACCAGAGCTTTGAAAGCAACATGATTTCGGAAACCCCTTCTGAAGGACTCGGCAAAATCAAAGCTCGTCTCGTCATCAACTACCTCCTACCCGTCCACAGTGGCCGATTCACTTGTGTCGCTGAAAGCGGCTCCAAAATAGTAACTGCAGACAGCACCATCTACGTGATCAAAAAAGAAG GTTTCGAGCACAACTTTACTCAAGTGCTCACTACGAAAATCCTGGGGGCGCACCACGTGCCCCGGATATCCCTTTGGGCCCCCACCTACATGGACGTGATTGGAACGAATGTGATTTTGCCTTGTCGCACTTTAGGCAATCCTAAGCCGAGCCAAATGTGGATTGACCCTCAAGGGCAGATAATTGGCGAAAATGACCTTCGTGTGAGCGCCCTTCCTGACGGCTCGTTGAGCATTCGGTCGCTCAGTTGGGCTGATATGGGGGTCTATACTTGTGTGGCACGTAACATGGTTGGGCAAGACTCCGTTGAGACCTTCCTTTACCCCATGAAG GAGTCCAAATAA